The following nucleotide sequence is from Pseudonocardia abyssalis.
AGCGGCTGGGCTTCCACGTCGTCGCGCGGCTGGCGGCCCGGCACGGGATCGGCGTGTCCCTCGGTGCCACCCCCGGTTCCGGCGTCACGGCGGTCGTCGTGCTGCCCTCCGCGCTGTTCCTGTCACCGCCCGGTGGGGTTCCGCTGCCCCGCCGCGCGCCGGGGGACCAGACCCCCGCCCGGCACGCCGCCCGGTTCGACGGCGCTACGCCCGCCGCGGTCGAGCCGCCCGTCCGGACGGCCGCCCCGGTGCCCGAACCCGCCTCCGCGTGGGCGACCCCGTTCGCAGTGCCGACGGAGGGGGCGCCCTCGGGTGACTGGGAAGGCTGGTGGCGGCCGGAGACGGGCGCACCGCAGGAGCGGTTCGACGCCCCGCCGCGCCCGGTCGGCGGGCCCGTTCCGGCGGTGCCGAGCCCTCGGCCCCGGCCGGCGGCCGAGCCACCCGGCCCGGTCGAGCCCGGGCGCGGCGGGTTGCGCCGCCGCGTCCCGCAGGCGCACCTCGCGCCCGAGCTCCGCGGCCCCGCGGCGCCCGACCCGGCCGGTCCCGCGCACGACGGCGCCGCCGTCAGCGCGCTCTCGCGCTACCAGGCCAGCCGCAGCGCGGCACAGCTCGCCGTCGACAACGGAGGTGCGTCGTGACGGGGCAGCTGGACTGGATGCTGGAGGAGTTCGTCGGAAGCACCCCGGGCGTGGTGCACGGCGTGCTGGTCTCGGCCGACGGGCTGCGGCTCGCGACGTCGGCGCACGTCGGCGTGGCGCTGGGGGACCAGCTCTCCGCGGCGGCCTCGGGCCTGGTCAGCCTCGCGCGCGGTACCGCCCACCTGCTCGCGGCCGGGCCGGTGGCGCAGACGATCCTGGAGATGGCGGGCGGCTACCTGTTCGTCACGTCGATCAGCCACGGCGCGACGCTCTCGGTGTTCGCCGAGCGGCAGTGCGACATCGGGATGGTCGGCTACGAGATGACGCTGCTCGCCGCGCGGGCCGGGCACGCCCTCACCCCGGCGATGCGTTCGGCTGGGACGTGAGCGAGCACCGGCCGGACGGGCGGGTGGTCCCGGTGTACGCCATCACCCGGGGCCGGACGCGTTCGGTCGAGGGCCGGGACATGCCGGTCGAGACCCTCGTGACCGCCATCGCCGACGTCCTCCCGGGCGGACTCGACCCGGAGTACCGCACAGCTGTGGAGCTGGCCGCGCGACCGGTGTCGATCGCCGAGGTGGGGGCCGCGCTCGGCGTGCCCATCGGTGTGGCCCGGGTGGTGGTCAGCGACCTCGTCGGTGCCGGACATCTCGCGGTGCACCTGCCGCCGACGGGTGAGGGCGGGCCGGTGCCCGCGGTACTGGAACGACTGCTGGAGGGTCTGCGTGCGCGTCGATGAGGAACTGATCCCGCTCAAGGTGCTGGTCGCCGGCGGGTTCGGAGCGGGCAAGACGACGCTGGTGAGGACACTCTCGGAGATCCCGCCGCTGCTGACGGAGCAGGCCATGACCTCGGCGTCGGTGGGGGTGGACGACGCGGATCTCGTGCCCGACAAGCGGACGACGACCGTCGCGATGGACTTCGGCCGGCTCACGATCGACTCGTCGCTGATCCTGTACCTGTTCGGCACGCCCGGTCAGTCGCGGTTCTGGTTCATGTGGGACGAGCTCGCCCGCGGTTGCGTCGGGGCGGTCGTGCTCGTCGACCTGCGCCGGATCGACGACTGCTTCCCGGCGATCGACTACTTCGAGAACCGGAGGCTGCCGTTCGTCGTGGGCGTCAACCGGTTCCCGGGCGCCGACGGGCACGACCCCGTCGACGTCCGCGACGCGCTGGCGCTCGGCCCCGACGTCCCCCTGGTGTGGCTGGACGCCCGCGACGGCGACTCGGGCCGCGACGCGCTGGTTGCGCTGGTCGAGCACGCGCTCGCCCGGACCGCCGTCGCGCGCTGACGGCCCGACCTGGGCCGTCAGCGGGGCAGGTGGCTGCTCCTCCAGGCCCCGGGGCCCGGGGTGAGGACGGTGCGCATCCGCGCGGCCGGGTCCGACCACCGGTCGCGGGGCTTCACGGGGACGTCGTCGCCCCCGGCAGCCGCCGCCGCCAGCACGACGGCGAGCGCCGCCACCTCGGCGTCCGACGGCGCGCCCCGCACCACCTGGAACAGGGCGCGCCGCTGCTCGGGGGTGGCCTCGTCGCTCGTGGCGTCCTCTCCCGGACCCTCGTCGGTCGCAGCGTTGTCGGTCGCAGCGTCGTCGGTCACAGGGGGATGTTCCCGTGCTTGCGGGCCGGCGCGGCCTCGCGCTTGGTCTCCAGCGCCCGCAGTGCCCGCCCGACGTAGCCGCGGGTGTGCGAGGGCGGGATGACGGCGTCGATGTAGCCGCGGTCGGCCGCGATGTAGGGGTTCGCGAGGGTGTCCTCGTACTCCTGCTGCAGCTCCGCTCGGCGGTTGGCGAGCTCGTCGCCCTCGAGGTCCTTGAGCTCCTTGCGGTACAGGATGCTGACGGCGCCCGCGGCCCCGGTCACCGCGATCTGCGCCGTCGGCCAGGCGATGTTGATGTCGGCGCCCAGGTGCTTGGACCCCATCACGTCGTACGCGCCGCCGTAGGCCTTGCGCGTGATCACCGTGACCAGCGGGACGGTGGCCTCGGCGTAGGCGTAGATCAGCTTCGCGCCGCGGCGGATGATGCCGTTCCACTCCTGCTCGGTGCCGGGCAGGAAGCCGGGGACGTCGACGAAGGTCACCACCGGGATGTTGAAGGCGTCGCAGGTGCGCACGAAGCGCGACGCCTTCTCCGACGCGTCGATGTCGAGGCAGCCGGCGAACTGGGTCGGCTGGTTGGCGACGATCCCGACCGACCTCCCCTCGATCCGCCCGTACCCGCACACGATGTTGGGCGCGAACAGCTCGTGGACCTCGAGGAACTCGCCCTCGTCGACGACCCGCTCGATCACGCCGCGGATGTCGTAGGGGGTGTTCGCCGAGTCCGGGACGATCGTGTCGAGCTCCAGGTCGGAGTCGGTCAGGCCGTCGGCGATGGAGCCCGCGACGGGCTCGGGCGCCGGGTAGACCGGCGGTTCGGAGAGGTTGTTGCTCGGCAGGTAGCCCAGGAGCTCCTTGACGTAGTCGAGCGCGTCGGCCTCGTCGCTGCCCAGGTAGTGCGCCACGCCGGACTTGGTGTTGTGGGCCCGGCCGCCGCCCAGGTCCTCCATCTCGACGTCCTCGCCCGTGACGGTTTTGATCACATCGGGGCCGGTGATGAACATGTTGGACGTGCCGTCGACCATCACGATGAAGTCGGTGAGGGCGGGGGAGTACACCGCTCCACCCGCCGACGGGCCCATGACCAGCGAGATCTGCGGGATCACGCCGGAGCTGCGGACGTTGCGGACGAAGATCTCGCCGTAGAGGCCGAGCGCGACCACGCCCTCCTGGATACGCGCGCCGCCACCGTCGTTGATGCCGATCATCGGGACGCCGGTCTTGAGCGCCAGGTCCATGACCTTGACGATCTTCTCGCCGTAGACCTCGCCGAGCGCACCGCCGAACACGGTGGCGTCCTGGCTGAAGATCGCCACGGGGCGGCCGTCGATGGTGCCGGTGCCGGTCACCACACCGTCGCCGAAGGGGCGCTTGGCGTCCATCCCGAAGTTCGTGGAGCGGTGCCGGGTCAGCGCGTCCAGCTCGACGAACGACCCCTCGTCGAGCAGCTGGTCGATGCGCTCGCGCGCGGTCTGGCGGCCCTTGGCGTGCTGGCGCTCGATCCCCGTACCCGGGTCGACGGCCTCGGCGGCGCGTCGGTAGAGGTCGGCGAGCTTGCCTGCGGTGGTGTGGATGTCAGGTTCGTCGGCGGCAGCGCCGGACGCATCACCGATCGGCTCCGTTGCGGCGGTCATGGCCGGGAAGCCTAACCGGCCGGTAACCGGACGTCCGTGCGTGCCTGGTCACGTCCGGGGCTGCGGATGCCCCGATCGGACGGCAGCATTGGGGGTGACGCGAAGGTTCGGCAATCCGTGAGCTAGCAGACTGCCGTCACCGGAACGGGTATCCCCGTTCCAGTCAGATCTGTCAGCCCGAGACACGGCCGGCCCTTGACCGCAGTCCTTGCTTGCTCAGAAGTCGCAGGTCCGTAGATCGCTGCGCCGCCGGCGCAGGCAATACCTCCGGGTGGCGGAATGAATCCACACGCGGACCCGAGAACTGCCACTGCTGCGGTATACCCGCCCGTTGCCACAGTGGCTGTCTCCTCGGGGCAGCACCACGCAGTAGCCCCGCTGGGGAAGGCATCCGCTTCCGGGTCTTGCCGCAGGGACGACTGACGACGTCCTTGACGCCTGCGGGGACGCCACCTGCTGTCGAGCCGCGGAGGGTGGAGCCGCACTTCTCTGCATGTCCGCAGGCGAAGTCGCAGAGGCAACTGAGGTGCCGAACGCACACATCGGCACGAAAGCCGCTACAGCGCATCCGGCGGTGGTTGACGCTTGCTCGATGAGATCCATCCGACCCCCCGGTCGGATCGCGATCGCGATTCTATGATCTTGCGTCTCCAACGCTGGCGACGGGTTTGTGGGCGTGCAGCCCCTGATCGAGTTCCTGTCCATCCGGGAGCGGACCTCATGAATGGATCAGATCGTCGATTATGAAGAGGTCGAGTTGTCAATCCTGGGCGCTACCGATCCTGATGTCTGACTGCGAGTCGGTAGAGCCGCATCGGAGGCGGTGTGCAGGGGTCCCCACGTCCGGTCGTGACCGGTCCTCCGCGACGGAGTTGTCGGGGCCGTACTACTCTCTCGATAGTCGAGACATTTGAGGAGTGAGAGATGGACGCGACGGACTGCGTGGTCGTCGGTGGCGGGCCGGGAGGGGCGGTGCTCGCCTACCTCCTGGCCCGGGCCGGACGGCGGGTCACGCTGCTGGAGGCGCGGTCGGACTTCGCGCGGCGCTTCCGGGGCGACTCGCTCGCCCCGCCCGTCATGGACTGGCTCGACGCGCTGGGCCTGGCCGACGACGTGCTCGCCCGCCCGCACGCCACGGCCGACGCGTTCACCTGGCACACCCCGACGACGGCCTACCGGATCGCCGACTACTCGACCGCGAGCACCCGCTTCCCGCACTACGTCCTGCTCCCGCAGCCGGAGTTCCTCGGCCTGCTCACCGAGCGGGCGGCGGCGTACCCCGGCTTCCGGCTGGAGATGTCGGCGCGGGTGAACGAGCTCGTCGAGGAGGACGGGCGGGTCCGCGGTGTGCGCTACCGGGCCGCCGACGGGCAGACCCGGGAGCTCCGCGCGCCGCTCGTCGTCGGGGCGGACGGGCGGTTCTCGCAGGTCCGGCGCATGGGCGGGTTCGACACCGAGGAGCTCGGCGCCGGGCTCGACATCCTGTGGTTCGAGGTCCCGCGTCGCGACGGCGACCCGCCGCTCTCGGGCCTGGAC
It contains:
- a CDS encoding acyl-CoA carboxylase subunit epsilon, which produces MTDDAATDNAATDEGPGEDATSDEATPEQRRALFQVVRGAPSDAEVAALAVVLAAAAAGGDDVPVKPRDRWSDPAARMRTVLTPGPGAWRSSHLPR
- a CDS encoding GTP-binding protein, which translates into the protein MRVDEELIPLKVLVAGGFGAGKTTLVRTLSEIPPLLTEQAMTSASVGVDDADLVPDKRTTTVAMDFGRLTIDSSLILYLFGTPGQSRFWFMWDELARGCVGAVVLVDLRRIDDCFPAIDYFENRRLPFVVGVNRFPGADGHDPVDVRDALALGPDVPLVWLDARDGDSGRDALVALVEHALARTAVAR
- a CDS encoding DUF742 domain-containing protein, whose amino-acid sequence is MYAITRGRTRSVEGRDMPVETLVTAIADVLPGGLDPEYRTAVELAARPVSIAEVGAALGVPIGVARVVVSDLVGAGHLAVHLPPTGEGGPVPAVLERLLEGLRARR
- a CDS encoding roadblock/LC7 domain-containing protein translates to MTGQLDWMLEEFVGSTPGVVHGVLVSADGLRLATSAHVGVALGDQLSAAASGLVSLARGTAHLLAAGPVAQTILEMAGGYLFVTSISHGATLSVFAERQCDIGMVGYEMTLLAARAGHALTPAMRSAGT
- a CDS encoding acyl-CoA carboxylase subunit beta, which gives rise to MTAATEPIGDASGAAADEPDIHTTAGKLADLYRRAAEAVDPGTGIERQHAKGRQTARERIDQLLDEGSFVELDALTRHRSTNFGMDAKRPFGDGVVTGTGTIDGRPVAIFSQDATVFGGALGEVYGEKIVKVMDLALKTGVPMIGINDGGGARIQEGVVALGLYGEIFVRNVRSSGVIPQISLVMGPSAGGAVYSPALTDFIVMVDGTSNMFITGPDVIKTVTGEDVEMEDLGGGRAHNTKSGVAHYLGSDEADALDYVKELLGYLPSNNLSEPPVYPAPEPVAGSIADGLTDSDLELDTIVPDSANTPYDIRGVIERVVDEGEFLEVHELFAPNIVCGYGRIEGRSVGIVANQPTQFAGCLDIDASEKASRFVRTCDAFNIPVVTFVDVPGFLPGTEQEWNGIIRRGAKLIYAYAEATVPLVTVITRKAYGGAYDVMGSKHLGADINIAWPTAQIAVTGAAGAVSILYRKELKDLEGDELANRRAELQQEYEDTLANPYIAADRGYIDAVIPPSHTRGYVGRALRALETKREAAPARKHGNIPL